One Caulobacter segnis genomic window carries:
- a CDS encoding group III truncated hemoglobin: MAVPPPLFTDDEIDRLVETFYARVRRHHRLGPIFEEAVGEDGWPAHLAMLKDFWSSVLNTSGRYKGQPMVVHQKIPALTEGLFTPWLNLFHQTCVELFDAPRAAIVGQKAERIAASLKLGLFFKPDAVA; encoded by the coding sequence ATGGCCGTTCCCCCGCCCCTCTTCACCGATGACGAGATCGACCGCCTGGTCGAGACCTTCTACGCACGCGTCCGCCGGCACCACCGCCTGGGTCCGATCTTCGAGGAGGCGGTCGGCGAGGACGGCTGGCCGGCGCACCTGGCGATGCTGAAGGACTTCTGGTCGTCGGTGCTGAACACCTCGGGCCGCTACAAGGGCCAGCCGATGGTGGTCCACCAGAAGATCCCTGCCCTGACCGAGGGCCTGTTCACGCCCTGGCTGAACCTGTTCCATCAGACTTGCGTCGAGCTGTTCGACGCCCCGCGCGCGGCCATCGTCGGCCAGAAGGCCGAGCGCATCGCCGCCAGCCTGAAGCTCGGCTTGTTCTTCAAGCCGGACGCGGTCGCTTGA
- a CDS encoding 2OG-Fe dioxygenase family protein has product MSDLAKDGFVRFEADETRALLGPEAVAAWDAFADSWNDLGLDTFMADGGRYRRRRFAAFAATPEGVARKPHQPHWQSRDYNPLNGGVQRWFEPVTEAIAEHPVTRGVIQAGLALFHPLSPASDQPWHVELHQFRIEARAGEQGLPTPEGAHRDGVDWVIVMLVDRRNVDSGVTDVFAPDGTSLGSFTLTAPGDAVFLDDHRVLHGVTAIRPLDPAAPAIRDVLVVTYRRESSAD; this is encoded by the coding sequence TTGAGCGATCTGGCCAAGGATGGCTTCGTCCGCTTCGAGGCCGACGAGACCCGGGCCCTGCTGGGACCCGAGGCCGTCGCCGCCTGGGACGCCTTCGCCGACAGCTGGAACGATCTGGGGCTGGACACCTTCATGGCCGACGGCGGCCGCTATCGCCGCCGCAGGTTCGCCGCCTTCGCCGCCACGCCCGAGGGCGTCGCGCGCAAGCCGCACCAGCCGCACTGGCAGAGCCGTGACTACAACCCGCTGAACGGCGGGGTGCAGCGCTGGTTCGAGCCCGTCACCGAGGCGATCGCCGAGCATCCGGTGACGCGCGGCGTGATCCAGGCGGGCCTAGCCCTCTTCCACCCGCTGTCGCCCGCCTCGGACCAGCCGTGGCACGTCGAGCTGCACCAGTTCCGCATCGAGGCCCGGGCCGGCGAGCAGGGCCTGCCCACGCCCGAGGGCGCGCACCGCGACGGCGTCGACTGGGTGATCGTCATGCTGGTGGACCGCCGCAACGTCGACAGCGGCGTCACCGACGTCTTCGCGCCGGACGGGACCAGCCTGGGCTCTTTCACCCTGACCGCGCCCGGCGACGCGGTGTTCCTGGACGACCACCGCGTGCTGCACGGCGTGACCGCGATCCGGCCGCTGGACCCCGCCGCCCCGGCCATTCGCGACGTCCTGGTGGTCACCTATCGGCGCGAGTCTTCGGCCGACTGA